In Poecile atricapillus isolate bPoeAtr1 chromosome 16, bPoeAtr1.hap1, whole genome shotgun sequence, the DNA window TTCTCTTTCATCACCCCGACAGCAATAATTGCAGAagctccttccccctcctcccccaacAACCAGGGCAGAAAGCTCCTAAAGATTCCAGACAGCCAGATCCCACATCCCACGGCTGCCTGCTCCCAAATTCTCCAAGCAATTCCCATTGCAGGGGACGGAAGGATCGTAAAAAGCAATTACAGGAGTATCAGATTCTCCCTGAGACTTCCCCCTTCAGTGATTATACCCAACACTTATTCCCATCTTTTCAAGGATTCCACTGCATGGATACCTTGCTGGGTTCTGCCAACTCTCTGCAACACCAGCACCTCCCAGCACTCTGTGAGTCCGGAGGAGTAAAAAGCTGCTTCTGAGCAGCACCAACCTATTTCCATCTCCCCTAACGGCTCCAGCAGTAAACAAAGagcatttttcagctgaaaacagAGATGGTTCCTAATTAGATCCATCTTAGTCACTATGAAATAAAGTAAATGTAGCTGCTCTATAAAGAACTGTCTCAGCATCTCCAGCCCCTGATTTGCAACTGAATCAGAGTGCTCAGACCTGGACCCACCGCAGCCATAAATGCTTCCAGCCAGGCTTTGTGCTAGCTTAAAAGTCTTCctgaataaatgcaaataaaaaaaaacaaacccagaacccaaataacccaGGGCTTTGTGTTGTATGAAAGTATAACAGCAATGCAGTGCTGTGTCTCCTGTTGGGTGAGCAATACCCTGCTGTGAGGCACCCTGAAGGTGACAGCAAGGGTCTTGGGACAATTCCAGCCAAGATACCCTGGGCACCATCCCacattttcccttctccagctgctgccagaacTCTCCACACTGCTCTGTATCAGCTGCAGGTTTTATCTCAGACTCCCCAGGGTGTTTCACCGGGCAGAGGGAGGAAGGTGACCCCGGAAGGGGCAGACTCCTTTATGTctggggagagctgctgctctccacacCGAGCCCCAGGAGGAGCCTGGGCCTTGACCTCAATTTCCTGCCTTCTCACAGCCCAGGCTCGGGGCCATTCCAGCCACTTTGGCTACCCAGGCAGATGTGAATTAATTAAATCCAAGTGTCAGGATTATGATACTCAGCTGCCAATTTAAATGGGCTCAGATCTGCAGGGATACTTGGAATGGCAGCAGAGTCTGCCAGCACCTTCCCAATGACAGGCACAGATCCTGCTTTCCATTACACACAGAggaaatcatggaatgatttggattggaagggacacTAAAATTCATCCAGgtccaccccctgccatgggcagggacacctcccactgtcccaggctgctccaagtcccgtccagcctggccttgggcactgccagggatccagggacagccccagctgctctgggcaccctgtgccaggacctgacccccctcccagggaacatttccttcccaatatcccatccagccctgccctctggcagtgggagccattccctgtgtcctgtcatagaatcatggaatggttgggttggaaggcaccttaaacctcatctcattccaacccctgccaggtagggacaccttctaGTGGAAATCCAGATCTTGACTCGGAATCAACACCAATCTGACCATTCACAAACACCAATTAATTGGCAGTTGGGGGAATTAGTCTTTGATAAACCAGAGCAGttacatttgaaaaataaaaattgagtttttctgagctctgctctgtggtgaccaggGACAGAACCCAAGTGAACaactggagctgggccagggcaggctcaggctgcagagcagggaaaggttcttcccccagaggtgctggcactgcccaggctccccagggaatgggcacggccccgaggctgccagagctccaggagcgtttggacagcgctgccagggatgcccagggtggggttgttgggggggtctgggcagggcagggcagggctggatgatcctgggtcccttcccactcgGGATATTCCAGGGTTCCAAAGGGATAACACTATACAGGAATGTGCCAGGCACCTTCCAGGCTTCCAGAACAAGCAGAGGTCTTGTCCTaaccctgaaaaatcccacagatccccacaGACACTGCATGAGGGAACAAACATAAATAAATCAGGAGAAATTACTCTGCAGCCAGACCTTGTGCTACTTCTGAGTGGGTGAGACAAACAAAATGACACAGCAGCGTCACTTGAGGGTCTGCTCTGGAATTTCATGTTTAACAACAGCCCTGTGGGGAAACAGCTTCAATGTCAGGATtcctctgtcccatccctgtctgtGCTGCCTTCCTAAATCCAAATTTACCTCTCTACCATCAGTGCTAGAGTCACCCCACGCTGCTTGCCCTTACTGAGATTAAAAAGTTAGAAACACGAAGAGAGGGCAGCAAATGGGAACGTTCCCACTTTTGTTCTGCCACACGGGGCCAGGTCCCACTCCTTCCGAGgcctctggagcagctgccagggtcctctggcacagggtgcccagagcagctggggctgcccctggatccctggcagtgcccaaggccaggctggacactggggctggagcagcctgggacagtgggaggtgtccctgccatggcaggggtggcactggatgagcttcaaggtcccttccacgCCATTCCATTAATCCTGAGCCCCACACCCCTCTCCCACTCCCCCGACACTGACATCAACCACCTTTTGCAACCCCAAACTGCAgaaaacatcccaaatcccctcccaccCGCCTTCCGGGGTTGAGCTGAGGGCAATGACCGCGGGCTctttcctgtccctgtcacccttGGCCGCACacccgggcagggcagggcagggcagggctggcccggggtgtctctgtcccctcagccctcCCTCCCCGCTGCCCCCGCCCCAGCCACGGCCGAGCTGGTTTCACCCCATAAAGCCGGGCAGAGACCCCGGGGCTGCCCAGCGGAATCCGCTGAGGACAAGGcggaagggacaggaggactggaGTGTTTAAATTCCCTCACAGGAACCCCTCACAgggacccccggcaccccctGCCACACTCACCCACCTCTGCCCaggcccgcgccgccgccgccgcctaCAACTCCCTCAATGCCTCACGGCAAAGGCGCATGCGCAGGTCACAAAGCGCACAGAGCGCGGCCTACAACTCCCAGCATGCCCTACGGACGCTGACACGCTGTACAAATAGCAGAGCACCGCCTacagcccccagcagcccctgcgGGGCGGCGCTGGCGCGGAGCGCGCGGTCAAGATGGCGCTGCTGCGGCAGGTGTACGGGGCGCTGTTCCGCCGCAGCTCCACGTTCGCGCTGTCGGTCGTGCTGGGCGCGGTGGTCTTCGAGCGCGCCTTCGACCAAGCCGCGGACGCGCTCTTCGAGCACCTCAATCAAGGGGTAAGGGCGGTGTAAGGCTCCCGCGGGGCCGCCTGGGTGCGGGCCCAGCTCTGAAGGTCAGGCCGGCCCCGCGCGGGCCGCgccccggcagccccgggcCCGCTGCTCGGCCGAGGGGCTCGCTGAGGGTCAGCGCTCGCTGAGTGTCAGGGCTCGCTGAGGGTCAGCGCTGCTCGGCCCCAGGGCTCGCTGAGGGTCAGGGCTTGCTGAGGGTCAGGGCTCGCTGAGGGTCAGCGCGGCTCGTCGAGGGGGCTCCGCGGCTGTCGTGGCACTCGGTGCTTCGGGGTGTCCTTGGACTACTCTCGCCGCTTGGAAGGGGCGTGCAAGGCAGTGGAGAGCGAGAGGGGTAAAAGGAGCTTCTGTGCTCTGTAGTCCCCCGGCTTGGCCGATCTGCCCTTGGCAGAGGAAGGGGATAAGGGCTGGTGGCCTTGGGTGGCCCAGCGTGAACCTTGGGTGAAAGAGGTCAAGTCGTCCTTAGGTTCCTAAGTACAGTGCTGATGGGATAATGACTGCAGGATACCGAGGCAGGCTTGGAGGAGACCTGAGCCGCATTCAGGGCCTACAGAGGCTCCAGGAGATGAGAGaaggactttggacaagggcctgaagtgacaggacacagggaatggcttcccactgccagaggacagggatggatgggatattgggcaggaattgttccctggcagggtgggcaggccctggcacagggtgcccagagcagctggggctgcccctggatccctggcagtgcccaaggccaggttggacattggggcttggagcagcctgggacagtgggaggtgtccctgcccagggcaggggtggcactggatgagctttaaggtcccttccaactcaaactattccatgatttCATGAATAGGATTGTTCTGTGCATCTCTTGTGTGCAGGAGCAGAACTGCCCTCTCCAGTCTGGGTGGGAATTCAAGGCGGTGTCTCTGGGCCACTAATCCAGAGCTGAACAGGGGAAGGGGAatctctgcagctgcctcccGGTCCAGATTAGGAGCCAGGAGCCCCCATGtgcatccctgtgtcccccagatCCAGTCCAGGACTCCATCACCACCTCCCTAAGCAGGATAATTTGTATTTTGGATTCTGTTATCCCAACCCCACCGAGAATCTGCCTAAAACatcttgattttttaaattttttttgccttgcttGTTTTGCATGCAGAAACTGTGGAAACACATCAAGCACAAGTATGAGAactgagcagctcagcagcagggaCCAGCTGAGGGATTCAGCCTCCTGAAAGTGGGAATGGATTCCTGCTGGAACAACTCCGAGCCAGATGTTATCAGCCACCTACTGATATGATGTGAAGCCAGATGGACTcaaggagctctgctgctgtacTCGACTTACTGTGTTCAAATAAAACTCCTGGTCCTGTGTTGTGTCTGTGTGTTCACTGCCTCCTCTTTCTCTTGGAGGTGGGGAATCTTTAAAAACAGTTCCTTAGTTCCAAGGCACTGTCAGGAATCACAATGTCTTAAAAATTTGAAAGCAATTCAGACAGTTCATGACAGCCCTTGGCTTCTGTCTGGGACGGATGAGAAGCTGTCTGCATCTTCTGGTCTGCCCACAGAAAAGGGGCTTAAAATCATTCACAGCACCTTTTTGTAGCTCAGTGGTGATGGAAGTTCCCAGCTTGGCCTTAACAGAGGAATGGGGATCCCTTTCCTCATTATTCTGTCCCTTCTGGCTCCTGCCATGGCTCGAGGAGCAGAAGTGATGTCAGGTCTGTGTGTCACACACCTGCCTCCACCTCGACTGACTcaagggaaggtgctgggaagggagagggatcACTCAGTTCACCCCAGCAGCTTCAGAGGAGGACTCATGAAAAGATTTGaatgggaagggaccttaaagattgtTCAGTTCCTCCCCCCTGAACCTTCTCCCTgaagagcccagccctgcctggcttTGTCAAACACTTCTTTTTACATGGGAGAGGATATTTGGGCACTTCCTGGGGCAATGATTCAGTTAATTCCTCAGCTCTCAGGTGGCTGTAGGGAGATCTGCCTGAGTGACTCCTcttccccctttcccagcccccatctctctctctctcccctcactTTTCACTaatcaggaggaatttcagcACAGGCTGAGGCAGAGCCCATTAGAGCCAGTGCTCACAGCAGCTTTGTTGTGTTTGCAAACGAGTGCCAGGGGGGTAAAACATTTACTCTGAGAACACAAAGAGCACTTAAACGCTTGTGTTTTTGGAGCTAAACCCAAGTACAGCTGTCCCAGTTCCAGCTGTGTTTTATGGAGATGGTTAAGAGAAAGGTTTAAGCTTTCCTGGACACTCCCATCCGAGTGAGTGCTGGCTCCCCgtgctctgctgctggttccacatcaggctgagcagctcagaGAGAGTTGCAGGCTCTGAGCAGCAGGAACCAAAGCTGAATACAGGATGAGGGGACAGCACTgcagtgggcagcagggaggagctgaAGCCATCGGTGCAGAGAgcgggagctgcaggaaagcagCGTTATCCCAGCAGGGGATTGCCCTGGATCCAGCATTTAGGGATGCTGGTAAATGTAATTCCTTTTTCCATGCCTGTCATTGAGAGGTTTGGGCAGCACTGATAGGCAAAGAAGAATCTCAGagcactcagggcttcccctCATTTTACGCCAGCGGCTGTTCTGCATTTCTGCTTTGCaaacagccccacagcagctccagtcaCATTCCTGCCCTCTGCACAACACCAGGCATCAAGGTGTGGACCTTACAACCACCCTACTACCACTTGaccatcccactgctcctgcagcactgggatttCCCTGGAGCACAACCACTGCTGATTTTCTCACAGTGGGAAAATGCCACAGGCACTGTTGCAGTGCAAGAAAATACAGCATGGTGGGGAGATGGCAGTCAGGGCACATTAACCAGTAAATTAACCAAACAAAGCCTAATTGGATACCAGGAAGTTCATCAATACTGTCTGTAAGGGCCTTTAAAAAAGCAGCTAAGACATCTACAACTTTTATTTGTACCATCTGTCTTCACAGGCCTCACTCAAGGGACAGAAATCCCTAAGGTCTTACTCACCTGAACCCCACTGGCTCTGTTGGCAGTGGGAATAGCCTGAGCCTTTCTCTGCCAGCATGCAGCTGTGGTTTAGGTGcagatcagggaaaggttcttcccccagaggtgctggcactgcccaggctccccagggaatgggcatggccctgaggctgccagagctccaggagcgtttggacagcgctgccagggatgcccagggtggggttgttgggggtctgggcagggacaggaatgggaCTCGTggtccctgtgggtcccttccaacttggGACAAGCTGTAACTCCAGTTCAGGATAAGGCATTTCCATGGAAGCCGTGTTCTCGGAGCTGCCCACTCCAGAGTGGGCATGGAGGGCGCATGGAGCCAGTATGAAAATAAAACTCTGCGAATTATAAATAGTACAAAAGGGCAGGAatggctgctgcagcctgtccCGTGTATTGGGTGCAGCCATTGGCACACACAGTCAGGGCAGCTCCTTCCTGGGAACAGGCAGCACTCCCACAGGGAATGCAGCTCCCTGTGAGCCCAGGTGCCGGGTATTGCACACAACATCCATCCCCTGAGCAAAGGGAATGCTGAGGAAACGGACCCTCCTCCcgggcagggcctggggacggtgcagcccctgccccaggagctgctcaggaagGGATCATGCCCTTGCTGCGCTTCCTGTCGGCCATGGCCCGGCGGTTGTGGTTGGCTCTTGTGCTTTTGTTCGCTTCTTTCTTCCTCCGCTCCTGCACCGTCTCCCGGTTCTGCCCGTGGCCCTTGGCATTCCCAACAACGGCAGAGCTGTCGTGCTTGTACCTGGAGGACACAGAGAAAGGACATCACAACAGGCACACTGCACTTCTGGGGACAAAATCCCAGACCCCCACCACACTGGGGTGTGAGGGCTTCAGCCTCGGGCCTCGGCTCAtcgcagcagcagccacaccaCCACTGTCCTCCCACACACTGAGCCCATCAGCTGAAAACAGCTATGaaactgtccccaaatcctTGTGGGAGCTGTTGGAGCTCTGGAAGTTGTGCTCTCCAAGATTCTGTCTTGCACAGGGTTCTGCTGcttggagtgacaggacaagggggaatggctttatGCTGAAAAAGGTGAGATTTAGATTGGgtactgggaaggaattgttcctagggtgcccagagaagctgtggctgcccctggatccctggaagtgtccaaggccaggttggaaggggTTTGGAGCACCTGGGATAGTGGCAGGTGTCCatgccatggcaggaggtggaacaagatggtccTGAAggttccttcccacccaaaccactccatgattCCATGCCATGCCTACCCCTATTCAATGGGATAAAACAACCAGCAGGGAAGTAAAGGGTGGCACACAGGAATGTCAAGGGGCAGGAACACCCTGGAATTGCTATTCCAGTCAGCAGCaaaacagctgcagagctggagggagATCCTTGCTTACCCCTTCCTGGCAAGGAATGCCTGGCGCctggcttcagccctctcccgCAGGACTGCCGGGTCCTGCACAAAGTGGTCCTACAAGGAGGCAAGGGAACAGGTCAGGAAACTCATCAGCACCATGCAGaagcctggagaggagaggatTCTGTTGGGAACAGAGTCAATTCCTGGTTCATTACCTCTGGACCAGTGGGATTGGTGTCAGGGACTCTAAACACAACACCTGGTACAAAACCTGCCTGAAAATCTTCCCAAACCATGGCTACTCCCAGCACATCCATGGAAACAGTGCCAGTGACCCTCAGAGTGCTCTGCTGGCACTGTCTGTCTCTGGGATAAAGCAGATTAAAGCTCCCCACGGAGGAAGTGTCACTGCTCCAGCACAGTCAGGCCAGGAAGCAGTGGAGAGCTGTCCTTGGGGACACATCAGCAGCCACTGAACAGCAGCtcagtccctgctgctgctcaaagATTCCCTCTCTGAAACAGGAAATCTGCTCCACATCACCTGCAGGTGAAGCAGGGAAGAAATATGGTAAATCTTAATGCAACTCCAGCTAAATGTCACCtttgttctttccttttcagcttcc includes these proteins:
- the LOC131585396 gene encoding cytochrome b-c1 complex subunit 9; the protein is MALLRQVYGALFRRSSTFALSVVLGAVVFERAFDQAADALFEHLNQGKLWKHIKHKYEN